From a region of the Spelaeicoccus albus genome:
- the carA gene encoding glutamine-hydrolyzing carbamoyl-phosphate synthase small subunit — protein MTEPRRPATLTLEDGLELTGTAYGARGTALGEAVFVTAMTGYQETLTDPSYHRQIIVQTAPHIGNTGVNDVDDESTRIWAAGYVVRDAARRPSSWRSTGDLRERLEREGVVGIADVDTRALTRHLRDKGAMRMGIFSGPEAPDRAGRLQAVLDSPVMAGSDLAAEASTAEAYVVPAVGTKRFTVAAFDLGIKSMTPTQLAERGLEVHVLPANTSFETLEKIAPDGVFFSNGPGDPAAADRQVDVLRSVLDHRIPFFGICFGNQLLGRALGYGTYKLQFGHRGINQPVLDRETGKVEVTSQNHGFAVDAPLDGPSTAPYDDGRYGAVEVSHICLNDNVVEGLRALDVPAFSVQYHPESAAGPHDSRYLFDRFIDLMDRIDPTSQGAK, from the coding sequence ATGACCGAACCACGCCGGCCGGCGACCCTGACCCTGGAGGACGGCCTGGAACTCACCGGCACCGCGTACGGCGCCCGCGGCACGGCGCTGGGCGAAGCCGTTTTCGTCACGGCCATGACCGGCTATCAGGAAACGCTGACCGACCCGTCCTATCACCGGCAGATCATCGTCCAGACGGCCCCGCACATCGGCAACACGGGCGTCAATGACGTCGACGACGAATCCACCCGCATCTGGGCGGCCGGCTATGTGGTGCGCGACGCGGCACGGCGCCCGTCCAGCTGGCGCTCGACCGGCGACCTGCGGGAGCGGCTCGAACGCGAAGGCGTGGTCGGTATCGCCGACGTGGACACACGCGCGCTGACCCGGCATCTGCGCGACAAGGGCGCCATGCGGATGGGCATCTTTTCCGGCCCGGAAGCTCCGGACCGGGCCGGCCGCCTGCAGGCGGTCCTCGACTCGCCCGTGATGGCCGGATCCGACCTCGCCGCCGAAGCGTCCACTGCCGAGGCATACGTCGTGCCGGCCGTCGGCACGAAACGGTTCACCGTCGCGGCCTTCGACCTGGGCATCAAGTCCATGACGCCGACCCAGCTCGCCGAACGCGGCCTGGAAGTGCACGTGCTGCCGGCGAACACGTCCTTCGAAACCCTCGAGAAGATTGCGCCGGACGGCGTGTTCTTCTCCAACGGGCCCGGCGACCCGGCCGCTGCCGACCGTCAGGTCGACGTGCTGCGCAGCGTGCTCGACCACCGCATCCCGTTCTTCGGGATCTGCTTCGGCAACCAACTGCTGGGTCGAGCGCTGGGGTACGGCACCTACAAGCTGCAATTCGGCCACCGCGGCATCAACCAGCCGGTTCTCGACAGGGAGACCGGCAAGGTCGAGGTCACCAGCCAAAACCACGGCTTCGCCGTCGACGCGCCGCTCGACGGCCCCTCGACGGCACCCTACGACGACGGCCGGTACGGGGCCGTCGAGGTGAGCCATATCTGCCTGAACGACAACGTCGTCGAGGGCCTGCGGGCGCTCGACGTTCCGGCGTTCAGCGTGCAATACCACCCCGAATCGGCGGCCGGCCCGCACGATTCCCGTTACCTGTTCGACCGTTTCATCGACTTGATGGACCGGATCGATCCGACGAGCCAAGGAGCCAAATAA